Part of the Benincasa hispida cultivar B227 chromosome 12, ASM972705v1, whole genome shotgun sequence genome is shown below.
acaacaaaattagatttttttttcccagtgatttttttcctaatatGCAAACTGACAACTCCAATTCAAGGAAGAATTTCTTGAACAAGATGAAGAGCTAAGCTGCGGAAGGGTCATTGATCACACCCAAGAAGTCATCTTTTATGGTTCCAATACAAAACTGCAAGCAAAAGCAATAGTTAAACGAGACACAGCAGATCCCAAATTTGATAATGGCACACAAATTCTACCAAAGTCACAAAAGCAACTAACAAGGAGTTGTCATCTTTTGAATATTTTCACCGTTTAAGAGAATATATACTAAATAGATCCACTGGACACAACTTTTGAACTTTCAtctaaaaagttaaaaagaatcTCATAACTAAAATTCGCTAagtcaatatatatattatatctttcTTATCATTAAAATATCAACATATCACCTACTCCGAAactgagataaaaagaaaaacgttTTAAATTACTCAGGATGAAGTCTAAAAACTATATTtgcatagaaaagaaaaattaacatTACATCATGCAGAGGACGGAAAGaacaaataaattttgaaagaaacaaTACTAAATAAGGAAGAGAAGGCACTACAATTTCAGTTGCATCTACTCGAGTCCCAATTATCTTCAATCGAACTTCACTGTCCTTCTGAATCTTAACCTATGAGAGAACAAAAATAATTCAGTAAATTTAACACAACAAGAGAGCTTTATCAGTCTATGTTAGAGAATCCATGTAAAATAGAAGTATACTGATCCATCCGAAGTGGTATAGTTTGGCACATCTCCGGACTGAAACTCCATATCATCTGGTATCAACTGAAACACAAGATGTGAGATAACTTCAGTGAAAGTTCAGCACATTAATGGGGGAAAATATATGATAAATGATAGGAATAAAAGCCAAGATGCTGTCGCAAATTCCGTTTAGTGGGAGTAAATTCAAGTAGAAGGTCTTTGTCCCatttatattttgtatattGACATGGATCATTAGCCTAAGATTGGTAAGCACAACGAAGTCTCATAATGGAAAGCTAGcaaataaattcattacaaaTAAGATGATGTTCGTAGCCCAGGACATATATGATTTGCACTGATTTGAAAGGCttggaaatgaaaattttgttatagGGTTGTTGAGCATAAAATACATGTGTTTGTATTGCTGAGAATAAGATTGTATCTCATGGCATAACATCCCTGAGAAAATATCAAAGCAACAAACTAGAAAGTTGAGAAGAAGTGTTTGATTGCTTAAATACTTCACTGCACAACGAACACTACAAAAGTTAGTGATAGCATTCATATCAAATTTCCAATCtctttcaatatttttaaaatccatttttctcatttctcaCTAAATACACCGCACAATTTAGTGGGCAACGTGACAAGTTTTTTATTGCCATAAGGAACCCCTCTGAGCATCACTACCATGCGGTGCCACCCCCACACATTTATTTGGTAAAGAGCAGTTTCATAGATTTCATAAAACTGTTAAGAAATATCTAAGCCCCAAGATACTTGGTGGCTTGTAACAACAGAGAGCCAAAGAGGAAAAAGATAATAATTGAAATAGGCTACAAATGTGTACTTACATGGTTTGAAACAAAAATCTGAACAGGTCCAGCTTCAGCAAAGAAACCCATCTACGATAGTTGCAGTTGAAGTCATTaatgtatttattatttaaaataaattcattaattaCTTTCTAGATAACAAAAAGGTGTCGTATACATACCTTGTTTACCATAGTAACAACTGCTTCTAAAATTTCTCCCTTGAATGGTCTAAACACAACACATTGGTATTTAACGGGAAAAGTGACAAAACCTGTCCCATCACGAATCAATCCTTTCCCAATATTCTCAATTCCTGTAATGGCCACTACGAATCCATGCCGGCCGCTGTGTCAACgtataaaagtttttcaataacGAAATCCCTCTAACCGTTCACTACttgagaaatgcattgaacttttaaaagaaatatcatCCATCAAACTGTTTTTATTTGCTTTCATCGGTTCATGAACTGACatgcttttttaaaattttgtttattttgataAAGATGAACGGACATGTACATGCATCGGAATAGAATTTTATTATACCATGCAACACAGGAAAAATGCTtggaaacaaaatttaaaccaCCATCAGACATAAGTTATTCTCCCACTATCCCATTAAGGCAATTTGAGCCAATGTGCATGGTGTTAGAGGAGAATGTCTTCCCCTGGTTTGAACAGTAAAGATCTCACGTTCATAAAACAGAAAGGTCAATGACCCAAGAAAAAATCACCCTAATTCTAATATCAATGGAGTGTGACCCAATACCATCCTAGCCCTTTTTTTGTAATTCTCACTTCTTTGAACATTTCTAATCaagatttaaaaactaaaaacatgtCTAGTATAGACAAataaaaatttttcttaatatttgACCACCAACATCAATGGCCCAATTAGTAATCTGAACTTTTGTTCATCACCTCATTGTAACTTGGAAGTTTTAATTGCTTCAATGAGAGTTGGATGTTTATTGAAACAACTAATGTAAAAATCTGAGAtgtctattaaaaaaaactatcttTTCAGTTTTCACATGTTTCTCAGATGTCCAACCCCTCTATATCAAACATATTAACAATATGTTCACATTATTACATCATCCATTAAAAACACTGAAGAAAAGTTAAATAGAACGAAAGAAATCATATAATTGCCGCCTTACAGGTGAAATAAAGCTAATGGGATGCCACCTAGCGACTTCATAATCCAAGATCAAATCTAGCACTTcatctttttttcaatttttttttaataagaacaGCTTTCATTGAGGAAAAatgggcaaaaaaaaaaacggacGA
Proteins encoded:
- the LOC120092618 gene encoding DNA-directed RNA polymerase II subunit RPB7, producing MFFHIVLERNMQLHPRHFGRNLRDNLVSKLMKDVEGTCSGRHGFVVAITGIENIGKGLIRDGTGFVTFPVKYQCVVFRPFKGEILEAVVTMVNKMGFFAEAGPVQIFVSNHLIPDDMEFQSGDVPNYTTSDGSVKIQKDSEVRLKIIGTRVDATEIFCIGTIKDDFLGVINDPSAA